The Bubalus bubalis isolate 160015118507 breed Murrah chromosome 16, NDDB_SH_1, whole genome shotgun sequence genome window below encodes:
- the LOC102414345 gene encoding olfactory receptor 9G4, with the protein MDVGNCTVLTEFILLGLSTDPQWQLILFGVFLTVYLVTLSGNMTLVILIHNDSHLHTPMYFFIGNLSFLDFWYTSVYTPRILATCISEDKHISLAECGAQLFFSCVVAYTECYLLAAMAYDRHMAICNPLLYSSSMSHSLCTRLVAGSYIGGFLNAITHTANTFRLSFCGKNIIDHFFCDAPPLVKMSCTDTKVYEQVLLGLVGFTVLSSILVIIISYFHILLAILRIHTASGRRKAFSTCASHLVSVMLFYGSLLFMYSRPSSTYSLKRDKVAALFYTVVNPLLNPLIYSLRNKDVKEAFWKAAKTIRPQR; encoded by the coding sequence ATGGATGTTGGAAATTGCACCGTCCTGACTGAATTCATCTTACTGGGTCTCTCAACAGACCCCCAGTGGCAACTAATACTATTTGGAGTATTTCTGACTGTCTATTTGGTAACCTTGTCAGGGAACATGACACTGGTTATCTTAATTCATAATGATTCCCACCTGCACACacctatgtattttttcattgGCAATCTGTCTTTCTTGGATTTCTGGTACACCTCGGTGTACACTCCCAGAATCCTGGCTACTTGTATCTCAGAAGACAAGCACATTTCCTTGGCTGAATGTGGAGCCCAGCtattcttttcttgtgttgtggCCTACACTGAGTGCTATCTCCTAGCAGCCATGGCATATGACCGCCACATGGCAATCTGTAACCCGCTACTTTATTCAAGTTCTATGTCTCATTCTCTCTGTACCAGACTTGTTGCTGGCTCCTATATAGGAGGCTTCTTGAATGCCATAACCCATACTGCCAACACTTTTCGCCTGAGTTTCTGTGGCAAAAATATCATcgaccacttcttctgtgatgcACCGCCACTGGTGAAGATGTCATGTACAGACACCAAGGTCTATGAGCAGGTCCTCCTGGGTCTCGTGGGTTTCACGGTCCTCTCGAGCATTCTTGTCATCATCATTTCCTATTTCCACATCCTTCTCGCTATTCTGAGGATCCACACGGCTTCAGGAAGGCgcaaggccttctccacctgtgcgTCACACCTGGTCTCGGTCATGCTCTTCTATGGATCCTTGCTCTTCATGTACTCAAGGCCGAGCTCCACCTACTCCCTGAAGAGAGACAAAGTGGCTGCCCTGTTCTACACTGTGGTCAACCCACTGCTCAACCCTCTCATCTATAGCCTGAGAAACAAAGACGTCAAAGAGGCCTTCTGGAAAGCGGCAAAGACCATAAGACCTCAGAGATGA